A single genomic interval of Oncorhynchus mykiss isolate Arlee chromosome 13, USDA_OmykA_1.1, whole genome shotgun sequence harbors:
- the LOC110511878 gene encoding zinc finger protein 2 homolog isoform X3: MDRDRASPSPSTLPESPGHNSPGNALLLDLKRVSVWLVDCRKTPGQSGTVREGHEEEGDLISSRDSPNRRSLSGRDLSSGELQQQHVADEAEKSVSQSEHLKHQHRRTGKKSHHSCSDCGKSFTTRRSFIIHLRIHTGEKPYRCCQCGKSFARSGQLTTHRVTHTGEKPYSCGQCGKSFNQPGNLTAHQVTHTGEKPYSCDQCGKSFNHSGNLTAHQVTHTGEKPYSCDQCGKSFARSGQLTTHRVTHTGEKPYSCGQCGKSFNQSGNLTAHQVTHTGEKPYSCDQCGKSFNHSGNLTAHQVTHTGEKPYSCDQCGKRFAQASNLTRHQVTHTEEKPYSCDQCGKRFATYYTFKYHLRIHTGEKPYPCLDCGKHFASAGSLTIHQSVHTGEKPYSCDQCGKSFAVASTLNKHQRIHTGEKPYSCNLCGKSFAVVSTLNKHQRIHTGEKPYSCDQCGKSFAQSDKLTIHQRTHTGEKPYSCDQCGKSFARASILTKHQRTHTGEKPYSCDQCGKSFAESGTLNSHQRTHTREKPYVCLCGKSFSLLGQIKKHQKSKTCHISSPSYTRQWL; the protein is encoded by the exons ATGGACCGG GACAGAGCTAGCCCGTCCCCCTCCACCCTGCCGGAGTCCCCTGGTCACAACTCTCCTGGTAACGCCTTACTGCTGGATCTGAAGAGGGTGTCTGTGTGGCTGGTCGACTGCAGGAAAACACCAGGgcagagtggaactgtgagagaagGACACGAGGAGGAGGGAGATTTGATTTCATCAA GGGACTCTCCTAACCGTCGCTCTCTCAGCGGGAGGGACTTATCATCTGGGGAGCTTCAACAACAACATgttgctgacgaggcagagaagagtgtCTCCCAATCAGAACACCTCAAACACCAGCACAGACGTACAGGGAAGAAATCTCACCacagctgctctgactgtgggaagagtttcactaCACGGAGGTCCTTCATAATTCACCTGCGTATTCAcaccggagagaagccttatCGCTGTtgtcagtgtgggaagagctttgctcgGTCTGGACAGCTGACTACACACCGggtaacacacactggagagaagccttatagctgtggtcagtgtggaaagagcttcAATCAGCCAGGCAACCTGACAgcacaccaggtaacacacacgggagagaagccttacagctgtgatcagtgtgggaagagcttcaatcacTCAGGCAACCTGACAgcacaccaggtaacacacactggagagaagccttatagctgtgatcagtgtgggaagagctttgctcgGTCTGGACAGCTGACTACACACCGggtaacacacactggagagaagccttatagctgtggtcagtgtggaaagagcttcAATCAGTCAGGCAACCTGACAgcacaccaggtaacacacacgggagagaagccttacagctgtgatcagtgtgggaagagcttcaatcacTCAGGCAACCTGACAgcacaccaggtaacacacacgggagagaagccttacagctgtgatcaatgtgggaagaggttTGCTCAAGCTTCCAACCTAACTagacaccaggtaacacacacagaagagaagccttacagctgtgatcaatgtgggaagag gttTGCTACATATTACACCTTCAAATATCATCTGAGAattcatacaggggagaagccttacccctGTCTTGATTGTGGGAAACACTTTGCTAGTGCAGGATCCCTAACCATACACCAGAgtgtacacacaggagagaagccttatagctgtgatcagtgtgggaagagctttgctgtaGCTTCCACCTTGAATAAACACCAGCGcattcacactggagagaagccataTAGCTGTAATCtgtgtggaaagagctttgctgTGGTTTCCACCTTGAATAAACATCAGCgcatacacactggagagaagccatatagctgtgatcagtgtgggaagagctttgctcaATCAGATAAACTAACtatacaccagcgaacacacacaggagagaagccttatagctgtgatcagtgtggaaagagctttgctcGAGCTTCCATCCTGACTaaacaccagcgaacacacactggagagaagccttatagctgtgatcagtgtggaaagagctttgctgAGTCAGGGACCCTGAAttcacaccagcgaacacacactagAGAGAAACCCTATGTCTGTCtatgtggaaagagtttttctCTTTTAGGGCAAATAAAAAAACACCAGAAATCAAAAACGTGCCATATTTCATCTCCATCCTATACCCGACAGTGGTTATAG
- the LOC110511878 gene encoding zinc finger protein 2 homolog isoform X1, with the protein MDRDRASPSPSTLPESPGHNSPGNALLLDLKRVSVWLVDCRKTPGQSGTVREGHEEEGDLISSRDSPNRRSLSGRDLSSGELQQQHVADEAEKSVSQSEHLKHQHRRTGKKSHHSCSDCGKSFTTRRSFIIHLRIHTGEKPYRCCQCGKSFARSGQLTTHRVTHTGEKPYSCGQCGKSFNQPGNLTAHQVTHTGEKPYSCDQCGKSFNHSGNLTAHQVTHTGEKPYSCDQCGKSFARSGQLTTHRVTHTGEKPYSCGQCGKSFNQSGNLTAHQVTHTGEKPYSCDQCGKSFNHSGNLTAHQVTHTGEKPYSCDQCGKRFAQASNLTRHQVTHTEEKPYSCDQCGKRFAQASNLTRHQVTHTEEKPYSCDQCGKRFATYYTFKYHLRIHTGEKPYPCLDCGKHFASAGSLTIHQSVHTGEKPYSCDQCGKSFAVASTLNKHQRIHTGEKPYSCNLCGKSFAVVSTLNKHQRIHTGEKPYSCDQCGKSFAQSDKLTIHQRTHTGEKPYSCDQCGKSFARASILTKHQRTHTGEKPYSCDQCGKSFAESGTLNSHQRTHTREKPYVCLCGKSFSLLGQIKKHQKSKTCHISSPSYTRQWL; encoded by the exons ATGGACCGG GACAGAGCTAGCCCGTCCCCCTCCACCCTGCCGGAGTCCCCTGGTCACAACTCTCCTGGTAACGCCTTACTGCTGGATCTGAAGAGGGTGTCTGTGTGGCTGGTCGACTGCAGGAAAACACCAGGgcagagtggaactgtgagagaagGACACGAGGAGGAGGGAGATTTGATTTCATCAA GGGACTCTCCTAACCGTCGCTCTCTCAGCGGGAGGGACTTATCATCTGGGGAGCTTCAACAACAACATgttgctgacgaggcagagaagagtgtCTCCCAATCAGAACACCTCAAACACCAGCACAGACGTACAGGGAAGAAATCTCACCacagctgctctgactgtgggaagagtttcactaCACGGAGGTCCTTCATAATTCACCTGCGTATTCAcaccggagagaagccttatCGCTGTtgtcagtgtgggaagagctttgctcgGTCTGGACAGCTGACTACACACCGggtaacacacactggagagaagccttatagctgtggtcagtgtggaaagagcttcAATCAGCCAGGCAACCTGACAgcacaccaggtaacacacacgggagagaagccttacagctgtgatcagtgtgggaagagcttcaatcacTCAGGCAACCTGACAgcacaccaggtaacacacactggagagaagccttatagctgtgatcagtgtgggaagagctttgctcgGTCTGGACAGCTGACTACACACCGggtaacacacactggagagaagccttatagctgtggtcagtgtggaaagagcttcAATCAGTCAGGCAACCTGACAgcacaccaggtaacacacacgggagagaagccttacagctgtgatcagtgtgggaagagcttcaatcacTCAGGCAACCTGACAgcacaccaggtaacacacacgggagagaagccttacagctgtgatcaatgtgggaagaggttTGCTCAAGCTTCCAACCTAACTagacaccaggtaacacacacagaagagaagccttacagctgtgatcaatgtgggaagaggttTGCTCAAGCTTCCAACCTAACTagacaccaggtaacacacaccgaagaaaagccttacagctgtgatcaatgtgggaagaggttTGCTACATATTACACCTTCAAATATCATCTGAGAattcatacaggggagaagccttacccctGTCTTGATTGTGGGAAACACTTTGCTAGTGCAGGATCCCTAACCATACACCAGAgtgtacacacaggagagaagccttatagctgtgatcagtgtgggaagagctttgctgtaGCTTCCACCTTGAATAAACACCAGCGcattcacactggagagaagccataTAGCTGTAATCtgtgtggaaagagctttgctgTGGTTTCCACCTTGAATAAACATCAGCgcatacacactggagagaagccatatagctgtgatcagtgtgggaagagctttgctcaATCAGATAAACTAACtatacaccagcgaacacacacaggagagaagccttatagctgtgatcagtgtggaaagagctttgctcGAGCTTCCATCCTGACTaaacaccagcgaacacacactggagagaagccttatagctgtgatcagtgtggaaagagctttgctgAGTCAGGGACCCTGAAttcacaccagcgaacacacactagAGAGAAACCCTATGTCTGTCtatgtggaaagagtttttctCTTTTAGGGCAAATAAAAAAACACCAGAAATCAAAAACGTGCCATATTTCATCTCCATCCTATACCCGACAGTGGTTATAG
- the LOC110511878 gene encoding zinc finger protein 2 homolog isoform X2: protein MVDRASPSPSTLPESPGHNSPGNALLLDLKRVSVWLVDCRKTPGQSGTVREGHEEEGDLISSRDSPNRRSLSGRDLSSGELQQQHVADEAEKSVSQSEHLKHQHRRTGKKSHHSCSDCGKSFTTRRSFIIHLRIHTGEKPYRCCQCGKSFARSGQLTTHRVTHTGEKPYSCGQCGKSFNQPGNLTAHQVTHTGEKPYSCDQCGKSFNHSGNLTAHQVTHTGEKPYSCDQCGKSFARSGQLTTHRVTHTGEKPYSCGQCGKSFNQSGNLTAHQVTHTGEKPYSCDQCGKSFNHSGNLTAHQVTHTGEKPYSCDQCGKRFAQASNLTRHQVTHTEEKPYSCDQCGKRFAQASNLTRHQVTHTEEKPYSCDQCGKRFATYYTFKYHLRIHTGEKPYPCLDCGKHFASAGSLTIHQSVHTGEKPYSCDQCGKSFAVASTLNKHQRIHTGEKPYSCNLCGKSFAVVSTLNKHQRIHTGEKPYSCDQCGKSFAQSDKLTIHQRTHTGEKPYSCDQCGKSFARASILTKHQRTHTGEKPYSCDQCGKSFAESGTLNSHQRTHTREKPYVCLCGKSFSLLGQIKKHQKSKTCHISSPSYTRQWL from the exons ATGGTG GACAGAGCTAGCCCGTCCCCCTCCACCCTGCCGGAGTCCCCTGGTCACAACTCTCCTGGTAACGCCTTACTGCTGGATCTGAAGAGGGTGTCTGTGTGGCTGGTCGACTGCAGGAAAACACCAGGgcagagtggaactgtgagagaagGACACGAGGAGGAGGGAGATTTGATTTCATCAA GGGACTCTCCTAACCGTCGCTCTCTCAGCGGGAGGGACTTATCATCTGGGGAGCTTCAACAACAACATgttgctgacgaggcagagaagagtgtCTCCCAATCAGAACACCTCAAACACCAGCACAGACGTACAGGGAAGAAATCTCACCacagctgctctgactgtgggaagagtttcactaCACGGAGGTCCTTCATAATTCACCTGCGTATTCAcaccggagagaagccttatCGCTGTtgtcagtgtgggaagagctttgctcgGTCTGGACAGCTGACTACACACCGggtaacacacactggagagaagccttatagctgtggtcagtgtggaaagagcttcAATCAGCCAGGCAACCTGACAgcacaccaggtaacacacacgggagagaagccttacagctgtgatcagtgtgggaagagcttcaatcacTCAGGCAACCTGACAgcacaccaggtaacacacactggagagaagccttatagctgtgatcagtgtgggaagagctttgctcgGTCTGGACAGCTGACTACACACCGggtaacacacactggagagaagccttatagctgtggtcagtgtggaaagagcttcAATCAGTCAGGCAACCTGACAgcacaccaggtaacacacacgggagagaagccttacagctgtgatcagtgtgggaagagcttcaatcacTCAGGCAACCTGACAgcacaccaggtaacacacacgggagagaagccttacagctgtgatcaatgtgggaagaggttTGCTCAAGCTTCCAACCTAACTagacaccaggtaacacacacagaagagaagccttacagctgtgatcaatgtgggaagaggttTGCTCAAGCTTCCAACCTAACTagacaccaggtaacacacaccgaagaaaagccttacagctgtgatcaatgtgggaagaggttTGCTACATATTACACCTTCAAATATCATCTGAGAattcatacaggggagaagccttacccctGTCTTGATTGTGGGAAACACTTTGCTAGTGCAGGATCCCTAACCATACACCAGAgtgtacacacaggagagaagccttatagctgtgatcagtgtgggaagagctttgctgtaGCTTCCACCTTGAATAAACACCAGCGcattcacactggagagaagccataTAGCTGTAATCtgtgtggaaagagctttgctgTGGTTTCCACCTTGAATAAACATCAGCgcatacacactggagagaagccatatagctgtgatcagtgtgggaagagctttgctcaATCAGATAAACTAACtatacaccagcgaacacacacaggagagaagccttatagctgtgatcagtgtggaaagagctttgctcGAGCTTCCATCCTGACTaaacaccagcgaacacacactggagagaagccttatagctgtgatcagtgtggaaagagctttgctgAGTCAGGGACCCTGAAttcacaccagcgaacacacactagAGAGAAACCCTATGTCTGTCtatgtggaaagagtttttctCTTTTAGGGCAAATAAAAAAACACCAGAAATCAAAAACGTGCCATATTTCATCTCCATCCTATACCCGACAGTGGTTATAG